Genomic segment of Candidatus Flexicrinis affinis:
CAGCCACCATCGCATCATCGTCGTGGAGGTGATGGGGCATAACACGGGCTGGCTGGCGCTCGGCGCCGGGATCGCCGGTGGTGCGGATGTGATCCTGATCCCCGAGATTCCTTACAACGTCGAAAAGGTCGCTAGTTCGATCCGGCAGCGTGTTCGGGACGGCAAAGCGTTCAGCATCGTGGCCGTGTCAGAGGGTGCGGTCCCTGATGACCTGAGTATGCGGATCGAAGAAGTTGCCAAGAATGGCAAGGATAAGAAGAAGAAAAAGGCAGCGCTGGCCGAGCTTGAAGCCGAGCGCATGAACAGCACCCAGCGTCTGACACAGCAGCTTGAGCAGCTTACCGGGCTGGAGTCCCGCGTGACGATCCTCGGTCACGTGCAGCGCGGTGGCATTCCGTCGGCGGCGGATCGTCTGCTGGCGACGCGGTTGGGGGCGGCGTGTGCCCGTTACATCCACGAGGGACTGTTCGGAGTGATGGTCGCCGCCCGGGGTGATTCGACCGAGCCGGTTCCGCTGGAGCAGGTGGTCGGCAAACGCAAGATCGTCCCGCTGGATCATCCGTGGGTCGAAACGGCGCGCAGTCTCGGCGTCAGCCTCGGGGATTAGGAGAGCACGACAGCCGCGTCAATGGTCCTGAAGCCACTGCAGCGCAGGGGCCATCAACTGCGATCCAAGGGTGTTGACCTCGTCGGTATCGTAGTTGCGATAGTAGCACTCGACTTTCATCACGAGTGCGAGATGCAGTGTGTACAGGTGACAGCGCACGTCTTCGTCGCGGGTGAATGTCGTCTTTCCGTATGCCTTCAGGGTTTCGGTCATGCCGCCGAACGCCAGCGCACGGAACTGCGCTTCCATCAGCGGGTCGCCCCAGAGCGCGCGCTCGAAATCGACGATGCCGGTCACTCGGCCGTCCCTGACGAAGAGGTTCAGGTTCCAAGCGTCCCAGTGAACCAACTGCGGCACGACGACCTCATCGAGTGATGCAGCGTGTCTGAGAACGGTCGAACGGATCGCTTCGACGGGAAATCCCAAATCGGCGGATTTCCGCTGACCATCGCCCAGCACCGAATTGACGATTTTGATGAACGCCTCGCGCCATGTCGTGCCGCGCAGATCAGGGTTGCCGTCGTATCCGAAGGTGGCCCCAGTGAAGCCGTTGATCGCGCGGACGATCACGCCGATCTGATGGTCGACCTCCACTCGAACGGATTCGGCAAGCGCGCTGTAGACGTGTTCCAGATTGTCCCCGGCGACTTTCTCCATGAAGAAGTAGTCCGAGTCGCATGTGTCACGCGCGGTGTCAAACGAATAGATGTGCGGCACGGGGATGGCCGGGTTCTGGGCCACCAATCGCATCGTTTCGACCTCGGTCGTCATGATGTTCTTCTCGTAGGTCAGGACATCGGCGCCGACCGGCGGCGCGATCTTGAGGATGACGCTCCTGCCGTCGGAAAGCCTGACGTCATACGCGGCGTTGAACCACCCCCCTTTGAGTTCGGTCACCGACTCGGGCGCCGCGTCGAGCGTAAGGCCGTCGAAAGCCCGCTCGACCATCCGGGCGATCTGTTCGCGAGTCTTCTTGTTCTTCGTCTTGCTTTCCATCGTCGCAATCTTTGTGTGCGTTTGCTTCTCGTCATGCTGTGAAGCGTGAGTGGATTAGCCCGTCAGCGCCTTTGGACGGTACTGCACGGCTTCGGCGACGTGCGCCATCTCGATCGTATCGCAGTCGGCGAGGTCGGCGATCGTCCGCGACAGCTTCAGCACGCGGTGATAGGCGCGGGCACTCAATTGCATGCGCTTGACCGACAGGTCGAGCAAGGCTTGAGCTTCTTTGGTCAGCGGGCAGAACTCGGCGATCTCGCTCACCGTCATGTCGCTGTTGGTTTGCAGCTTGGGATGATCCGCGAACCGCTGCGATTGACGCTGACGGGCGCGGGATACGCGCTCTCGAATCCGGCTGGACGGCTCGGCCCGGTCGCTGCCCATCATCTTCTCGTGCTCGACCCGTGGCACAGTGATGTGAATGTCGATGCGATCCATAAGCGGGCCGGACAGCTTCGATTGATAGCGCTGCACCATGTTGGGCGAGCACGTGCAGGGCCGGAGCGTATCGCCGAAATACCCGCACGGGCATGGGTTGCGCGCGCCGATCAAGATGAAGTTGGCGGGCAGTGTGATGCTGTTGCGTGCCCGGCTGATCGTCACGACCCGGTCCTCGACCGGCTGACGCAGGACTTCCAGCGTAGGCTGCGGCAGCTCCGGCAGCTCGTCAAGGAACAGCACGCCCCGGTGGCTCAGCGTGATTTCACCGGGCTTAGGCGGATTACCGCCACCGATCAGCCCCGCCTGGCTGATGGTGTGGTGCGGCGCGCGAAACGGGCGCTGCCGGATCAAGGGCTGATCGGCCGAGAGCAGATCGACCACCGAATAGATACGCGAGACGTCCAGCGCTTCTTCGATGTCGAGCGCCGGCAGGATTCCCGGTACGGCGCGTGCCAGCAGTGTTTTTCCGACACCGGGCGAGCCGGTCATCAGTAAGTTGTGGCTGCCAGCAGCCGCGATTTCTAGCGCGCGCTTGACCTGTTCCTGCCCCTTGATGTCGGCGAAATCCACGATGCCGTCCGGTACGCTGTCGTCATCGCTGAATGGTGTCGGGGGTGTCGCCTCAAGCAAGTGCATGCCGTACATGTGCTCGACCAGCACCGCCAATGACGGCACGGCATAGACCGTCAGACCCTCGACCAATGCGGCCTGCGGGGCGTCTTCCGGTGCGCAATAGATCGTCGTGATGCCGTTCTGCACGGCGGTGTATGCCATCGGCAGCACGCCTTTGACGTGCCGCACGCTGCCGTCGAGAGAGAGTTCGCCAATGAACATCGCATCGCGCGTGGGTCCGGCAGGCATCTGATCGGTGGAGACCAGCACCCCGACCGCGATGGCGAGATCGTACACCGGGCCCTGCTTCGGCAGGTCGGCCGGTGAGAGGTTGACGACGAATACTTTGGGAGGGAATTGCAGACCGCTGTTCTTGATCGCGGCGCGAACCCGTTCGCGACTCTCGCGCACGCCGGCGTCGGGCAAGCCGACAATCGTGAACATTGGAATACTGCCGCGCGGGTTGAAGTCGGTCTCGACCTCGACGATATGCCCGTCAAGACCTTCCAGCGCACACGCCTTTACCACAGACAGCATTCGAACGTCCCCACTTTGCGACACGACTCGGCGGGGCAGTATATCACGACATTGCGGTTCCAAGACTCTGAGTCGAAGCTCGTATGCCAGAAATCAGCAGTCACGTTCAGATCATTACGGAGGCGGAAGCCGGACGATCTGATTGGCGCAGTGGACCACCCGCTCGGCACTCGAATAGGATGCCGCGATGTTGTCCGGCGGTTGGTAGTCGCGGCACTGCAACGCAGCCTCGCGGTTTTCGGCGATCACGGACTCGGCCCATGCGTCGCAAACCTCAGGCCACGTGTGGAGAATGCGTTCGCACCCGATCGACAAGTCCGTCCGCAACTGGCCTTCCGCATCCAGTCCGAGGGCTGACCCAATGAGGATGATCCCGACCAAGGCAAGGAACGCGGCCACGAGCAGCCACGTCGGCACAAGCCGGCGTTCTCGCGGCGCCCGTCCGATCCGTTCGAGGGCGGTGAACGCCAACGGGTGGTCGATCTGTTGAAGGAGTGCCGCGGCCTCATTGACCCGACCGGCGCGGTAGAGCGCGTGCGCGGCCTCGAAGTCGCGCAAAATCTGCTCGTGGTGGGGTGATGGAGTGTCGACCACAACGCAAGTCCATCTCAGGAGTCCAGCGAGGCAGCAGACAGTGTAACATGCCGCTATGGTCCATTGTAATTGACGCGTTGGCAACCCCGCCACAAACCCAACGCCCATCCGAATGCAAGCTCGTCGTAACGTCGACTGTGCAGCGTCACGGGGGCTTTCACCGTGGTTAGCTCGGATACCGCGAACTGAC
This window contains:
- a CDS encoding 6-phosphofructokinase; its protein translation is MTQYIGILTAGGDSPGLNAAIRGVGKTGQNVYGMQIIGFRDGFRGLMENRTVTLNSSALSGILTIGGTILGTSRDKPQKMPIGNKTMDMTDVMVETYHNHHLDVLVCLGGGGTAKNAYHLMQHGLNVITLPKTIDNDVAMTDVTFGFDTALTIATEAIDRLHSTAHSHHRIIVVEVMGHNTGWLALGAGIAGGADVILIPEIPYNVEKVASSIRQRVRDGKAFSIVAVSEGAVPDDLSMRIEEVAKNGKDKKKKKAALAELEAERMNSTQRLTQQLEQLTGLESRVTILGHVQRGGIPSAADRLLATRLGAACARYIHEGLFGVMVAARGDSTEPVPLEQVVGKRKIVPLDHPWVETARSLGVSLGD
- a CDS encoding aminoglycoside phosphotransferase family protein, yielding MESKTKNKKTREQIARMVERAFDGLTLDAAPESVTELKGGWFNAAYDVRLSDGRSVILKIAPPVGADVLTYEKNIMTTEVETMRLVAQNPAIPVPHIYSFDTARDTCDSDYFFMEKVAGDNLEHVYSALAESVRVEVDHQIGVIVRAINGFTGATFGYDGNPDLRGTTWREAFIKIVNSVLGDGQRKSADLGFPVEAIRSTVLRHAASLDEVVVPQLVHWDAWNLNLFVRDGRVTGIVDFERALWGDPLMEAQFRALAFGGMTETLKAYGKTTFTRDEDVRCHLYTLHLALVMKVECYYRNYDTDEVNTLGSQLMAPALQWLQDH
- a CDS encoding YifB family Mg chelatase-like AAA ATPase, translated to MLSVVKACALEGLDGHIVEVETDFNPRGSIPMFTIVGLPDAGVRESRERVRAAIKNSGLQFPPKVFVVNLSPADLPKQGPVYDLAIAVGVLVSTDQMPAGPTRDAMFIGELSLDGSVRHVKGVLPMAYTAVQNGITTIYCAPEDAPQAALVEGLTVYAVPSLAVLVEHMYGMHLLEATPPTPFSDDDSVPDGIVDFADIKGQEQVKRALEIAAAGSHNLLMTGSPGVGKTLLARAVPGILPALDIEEALDVSRIYSVVDLLSADQPLIRQRPFRAPHHTISQAGLIGGGNPPKPGEITLSHRGVLFLDELPELPQPTLEVLRQPVEDRVVTISRARNSITLPANFILIGARNPCPCGYFGDTLRPCTCSPNMVQRYQSKLSGPLMDRIDIHITVPRVEHEKMMGSDRAEPSSRIRERVSRARQRQSQRFADHPKLQTNSDMTVSEIAEFCPLTKEAQALLDLSVKRMQLSARAYHRVLKLSRTIADLADCDTIEMAHVAEAVQYRPKALTG